The Meriones unguiculatus strain TT.TT164.6M chromosome 6, Bangor_MerUng_6.1, whole genome shotgun sequence genomic interval aaatctactttattagatattaggatggccactcctgcttgttttttgggtccatttgcttgaaaactgttttccagccttttactctgaggtagtgtttatctttgttgcataggtgtgtttcctggatgcagcaaaatgttgggtcctgtttccacacccattctgttagtctgtgtctttaattggagagttgagtccattgatgttgatagacaaTAATGACCATttaatgttatttcctattattgtggtgTTGGTGAAGTTACTGTgatttattgcttgttttcttttgatttttgttggaaattatctttaacctttgttttcttgggtgtagttgttttcattggattggaattttctctctagtatcttctgtagggctggtttgctgttcaaatattgcttaaatttagttttgtcatggaatattttgttttctccatctatgttgattgaaagctttgctgggtataatagtctaggttggcatctgtggtcccttagagcctgcatgatatctccccaggccctgctggctttcatagttttaaatgagaagtccggtgtgattctgataggtctaactttatatgttacttgtccttttttccttgctgcttttagaatcttttctttgttctgtagattaagtgttttgactatgatgtggtgtgaggagtttcttttctggtctagtctatttggtgttctgtaggcttcttgaatgtttgtggacatctctttctttaggttggggaaattttcttctatgattttcttgaaaatattttctggaccttggagcctggaatcctcttcttcaccaattcctattattcttaggttttgccttttcatggtgtccttgatttcttggatggtttgtgtttgggatttttccaattttacttttgctttgagagaagtaccaatttctgtgagtgtatcttcagcacctgagattctctcttgaATTCttttagtgatgcttacctttgtggttccatctcttttctctaagttcttcagttccagggatttctcggtttgtgttttctttattgattctaattctgttttcatgtcttgcaacatttccttcatctatttgaatgtggattcctgtgtctccaagatggtctctatttttttgttagtttcctctcttagtgccactacttctgcctccatttgtttggctatatttgcctgtgtttctatAAAAGcttcgttcacttcgtttttctttgtttccatttgggaggccaaatctttgagcGATTTATTCGTTTCCTCTTTAACCGTTTGAATCTgcatgactatttctctgagagatttgttgatttcctctttttgtgcctcaaataactggataaccatagctttaaaatcattttcttgtgtttctgatgagttggagtgtccaataattttgggggttgccagtgaagccatgatatcttgatttaccTTGGTTGTGTTCTTTAGCCAActcctggccatttggttatcggtagtgttcactgtctgttcctggattctgcaggtcagactggtctttctctggtgtctggagaattcttcaggaaaatgggggaggtccagtggtttcagtgtgtgcgatGGTGATTCAGCTATACGTGTAGAAGaaaagttcgcaggcgcagaagggcaaatgcggggtagcatgtgtttgagtgtgtgcttgtgggtgtatcctaagggacagggtgttggtgaatgaagaggctttcagtgagtgggaggagtggtttgcaggcactgaaggtgttgcatGCACTTAAGGGATCTCAAGCACTGTTGAATATCGCAGTCGCATTTTGTATTTGCAGGTCTGCAGGTCTTTGGTGGcaattcagctggttttctgccactgaggtgttggatggcccatacaatcactggctgggcagccctgtgtagtcagtactgccacttgcagacttaggatctgggaaggattgtgctgtggatctgagtctctgtggcttgCACTCTTTGGGCATGCACTCTGGGGAGGTGGAGTTTCCGGCGGTGCATACACTCCAGCAGGACCAGGTGGTAGTGGTAGTGCGGGTTGCGCTCTAAGGGTCCAGAGCTCGGCAAGAGGGGAATAGGTGGGGTGTGGGCTCCTCGGATGTGTGTGGTCTGAGTGGTGGCATTCAGCAGGCAGTTACAACTCTCTGCTGTGGCTGAGGGGTCTGGAGTCTTCCCTCTGCCTTctttgggatccaggaaggatttTATTGCGGGATTGAAtctctgtggttggcactctgtgGATGGGCCTGTGCTCTGGCGCTGGCAATGTGGCACTCCTCTGGTGTGGCAGTTTCCAGAGGTGTGTGTGCTCTGGCTGCTCAGAACATGAGCAGTATGGTTGCATCAGCAGGATATGGGGAGGGGACGCTCCTTGGGTCTGGAGCTCAGCAAGGGTTCCCTGGGCAGGGCCCGGGGTGGGACTTGTGCCTGAGGGATGGTGTTCAGGGGGAAGTTACAGCCATCTGCTGTGGTAAGGGGCCTTGAGCACagtctctgctgtcttagtccccaggctgtgagctttgtgctcagctgcctggtgctgtgttcAGGTTTCCCCACGTGGGAGGCCCAGACTAGGGAAGTGCCCTACtttgttcccagagaagtccatgcCCAATCTAAATATACAAGCACTTCATGCTTCTGTGGTATTCCCTCTCCTTTAGAAAttcccaaaagtccaaattctagtttcgattgtctctccactcaccaattttggagattCATGTCCTttgcctctccaaaatggtgtgCTCTGTTTGCAGTCATCTTGGAAAAcctcatttttccattttatggtctttgcatctttgtcaaaaatcaggtgtccataagtgtttggttttttttttttttctggatcttctatttaattccattgacccaccagcctgtttctaggccagtacaTGACagtttttattcattgttgctctatagtatagcttgagatgagggatggagatacctccaaaagaccTTTTATtagagaggattgttttagtgattctgggtttcttgttattccatatgaagtgagttaaacagcaacaaatcaagtaatccaattaaaaaatagtgtacagagttaaacagaattctcattagaggaatatcgaatggcagagaaacacttaaagaattgcttaacatccttagccatcagggaaatgcaaatcaaaacgacactgagatttcaccttacaaccctcaaaatggctaagagtaaacactcaagtgaaaacacatgtggAAGAGGATTGGAGAAATGAGAAccatccttcattgctggtgggaatgtaaacttgtacaaccacattagaaatcaatctggtgctttctcagacaattaggaatagtgctacctcaagatccagccatacgactcataggcatatatccaaagtatgctcaagtacacaacaaggatatttgctcaactatgttcatagcagctttattcataatagccagagaaacagcccagatgtccctcaattgaggaatggatacagaaattgtggtacatttacacaatggaatactactactcaacaatgaaaaataaggaaatcatgaaatttgtaggcaaatggtcaGAACTAgaattatcatcctgagtgaggtatcccagaagcagaaagacagacatggtatgtactcactcataagtggatattagacatataagataaacatactaaaatctgtacacctaaagaagctaagcaagaaggaggacctggttAACATGCTCAAACCTCATACAGAAAGGCAGAtgagaaagacatcagaagagggagaaaacagggaacaggagaggagcctaccacagagggcccctgacaGAGTCTAACctgcagagtattaaagcagatgctgagactcatagccaacctttaggcagagtgcagggaatcttatgaaagaagtaagatatagaaatatctggaggggtcaggagctccacaaggagagcaacagaacctgaaaatttgaacacagggaacttcccagagactcatactccaaccaaggactattcctggagataacctagaacccctgcacagatgtagcccatggcagctcagtctccaaatgggcttcctagtaaggagaacagaggctgtctctgacatgaactcagttgctaactctttgatcaactccccctgaggggaggagcagacttatcagaccacagaggaagacaattcataCAATCCTGaggagacctcataggctagggttagatggaaggggaggagggcccaTGACCAGGTTACATTTTATCAGTTCAGACAGAGACAAGAGACTGCAAGTCTGGCCACGAGGGTGTATGCAAGATTTACATGGCAAAGTCAATGCCAGAATCATTCTTTAGGCACAATGGTGTTCTTTTACAGTAGTTGTTACACAGGGTTAGTTGTCCACCTGGCAGAGCTATGCATTGCTTTAGAAGAAAATTGGCTCTCTatcaccaaagaccatgtatggcctggacctaggccctctacacttATGTGCATGATGGAAAGCTTGGTCTTCATGccggttccctagtaagggaagtgggggctgtctctgacaaggactctcttaCACACTTTTCAGTCACTAGTCCCTGGCctggctgccttgccaggtcatCAGAGTAGAGTTAAATCTCAGTCCTGATAGGACTTGATGTGATGGGATAGATAGGTGGAAGAGGGGGCTCTCCttatggagggggaggggaagaggatatgtagaggaggaaagaagggtgggactgggaggggagaagagaggggactATTTATGTTaattgaataaattttcaaaaagccagaaagagagagagaattggcaCTTTATGGCAGTCTAGGGCTTAGTGATTATCATCACCCTATGGTGTTTCCTTAGTCTGTCTTTACAGTTCTTTTCTCTGATAGAGAATTTGGCCTAATGGCTGGTTGCGAGTCCAGGTTTTATCTCATAATATGGAATGTAGTCTGGTGGTCATCAATTCTGGTGAATGAACATTTACAGAATCATTATCCTAGCAATGTCTAATAAGCCTGGTTGTGGTACAGCTTTTCTTTGAGTTATCTTGGTGGCAGTCCTCTCTCAGTAAATTTCTGCTTTGTGTAAGGTAATGTCCCTGTACTGGTTGATTTTgtgtatcaacttgacacaagctagactcATCAATGAGAAAGGATCCTCAGTTAAGGAAATGCcttcatgagatccagctgtaagtcATTCACTCAAATAATGATCAGTGGTTGAGtgtccagcccattgtgagtggtccCATCCTTGGGCTGGTTTGGTCCCATCCTTGGTTCTGGCTTCCATTTGGATGAAAGGATCTATTGGGagtcttttcttaatttttattttattttattaattacactttattcactatgtatccccataagcccctccctcctcccctccctgtcccaccctccctctccctccttcacacaagcccctccccaagtctattgataggggaggtcctcctctccttccttctgatcttactctatcagatctcatcaggagtgtctgcattgtcatcttctgtggcctggaaaggctgctctcccctcatggggaggtgattaaagagcagaccaatcagattaggtcagaggcagtccctcttcccattactatggaacctacttggacactgaactgccatgggttacatctgtgcagggcttctaggttatctccaggaatagtccttggttggagtatgagtctctgggaagttccctgtgttcaaattttctggttctgttgctctctttgcggggttcccgtcctctccagctattAGGAGTCTTGTACATGCAGCTATCCAGTTTGAccaacaccatttcttgaagttgcctatttttttaagtatgttcttttagcttttttaaaacaaaaaaaaaaaatcaggtgtccataggcaTATGAATTTATGTATGGATGTTCAGTTTGGTTCTCTTGATCAGTGTGTCTATTTTTATCTAAATATTACCATGATGCCATGGTAATTACCCGTGGCTCCATGTTAGTGATGACAGTGGCCGGTTCAAGAGAATCCGGGCACCTTCAGTCATCCATAGCCAGTAGTCCATAGACAGTCAATTTTCAGTTGTCTTCTGAAACTGCTGCAGCGCTGACAATAGGACCATTGGTAtgaggggctaggaaggctgaaatacCAGCCAAAGTCTGGGCAATGGGGCTGTCCTCAGTAGCGTCTGGTTAGGTGGTCCATCTGTAGAGCAGTGAGTACTCATGTCAACTTCCAGCAAGTTCCGATCTCAGCTTGTAGTCTCAACCAGGCAAAAATGTGCTGAGACAAAATGagactagaaacagaagttaaatTTTGTGTGAGAAATAGGAAAAACAAGaaatcccaaaaccagggaaaaaAACTCATCTGTGGTCCATTCGAGCTATGCCAagtccaggtctcatgactttttggtttcctgaaattcatatgaatttttaatttacataacattctgagagtaacaggtaaaactatattcTATGAAATGAGCATCAGTtctcttagctgtttgttttgtaacctttatGATCAATTAAATTGTGTCCATGTTCTGATACTCTAACACCTTTTCTGAGGgcacagctgttggtaatcagccaccaatagaGCTTCCCAACTCTTTGTCAGTTCTTCTTAGCATTTACTTTtagtccccatctccatgttacactggaaagttaggcaaaaaaaaaaaaaaaaaaaaaaaaaaaaacattagtggCTTTAGTACTGAACTCtgaatgcttggactttccttaacaaagcaaccagaaaaaatggatttaaaatatttctaaatcatGTATCAAAGTCTACCTAAAAGATGGCAGGTATTAAAAAATACCATATCAAAAGCTCTGGCTTTTGagtcagatatacacattgtatAGATGTGTTTACCATGATGAAATGCACCTCTAAATCTGTCTCCAGAAAACAACCACAAGGTAATTAAAATCTCAAGGTTGTGACTGGATAATAAATAGTCAGTATTCTATCAAAATATCAGAACTgtattgatcaatgtcaaaactctggactTCTGAAATCTCATAACAACAcaagcacaacaatagcagaaaaaaaaagaaaaaaaaaacaaaaaaaaaagaaaaagaaataaataaaaaaaaaagaaaaaaaaaacaatagcagaaagggggagaaatataaaatactttccatttttaatatgcctcaaatcatttttctgtatcattacaatttttgttcatataccttaaaacatctATTTAAACCTTCTactctttcttgcatttatcaaccatgaaacatttttccagaccaaaCAACATTCTCCTTCTAGGTTCTCACAACATAAAATCCTATATcttcagaccctacataagctccatTATCTTTCTGTCCAGCTATTTACCACTATAAGACATAAGCAACTAACATAAAGTTTGTGAGTAAGGCAAATCAGCttgcttttataaataaaagatctagtacctagtaatTCTAACTAGCTAATAAACTGACCAacgagctaacagtggatctaactcTGCTccttagctgcaaagctaccattagcttagcctaaatgtcaatgtgatcagagacctgagaaggacaaattataagttaaataaatgtaccaatccatgtgccaatcaaaatgacagtgacaactagtcagtccatcaTCCTAGACaactgtccctggctcctgtgggcTTGTGGCATTATGAGCATggcaatccagccatcaggcacagaggatgagagactctttctgtggagaaagaaatgagagaatggcctcacctctcCCTTAGAAATGGGAAAcatgatgccccaggtcccgcctctgagaaaaaggtatcggacgggtctgatgctctttgggtggatgacacctaaatgaacatcggtacaaagtcccaagttatttctaatatcagagatcagacctctactcttgcctgatgcgtctaaaacaaaaagggggaactgtagagagctgcggaatgctatgccttaaagatggagctggtttccaccttccaccttcccgatggtgagtgctctctgtcacgaacaactccacatttggctaaggccgaggatctggcttgcttccatgtatgtggacctatctgcattgcccccgtggcacgcctgggttggctacccagaggctatttaaactgtgggctggctttccccggggtccgagcattgttcaatgttcctgaataaactgcattgaaaaaaaaaaaaaaaagaaatgggaaacattggctctgcaggtgtccacagtttaggctgggccttagcagtgggccagttggggcagtttTTCCCAGTGgctagcataccataatccagagtcgCATTGtacccaaatcttcttggagacctcggggaagctacagccaggatttcgggactctgtcataataagcttatatgtatattaaaatgcCATCTTCATCATacctctgacaagcttgagggccagcatatctgaattattcttCATCTCTCTCTTAATTAtctgttttaatttgcatcctataaaacagaattaatctctaattctggcttATTCCTTAGTTAAGTGGTTTAAAACCATAATTTTCCAAAATAGATTTACATTGGGAAATTTCataattacccatcctaggcttaactttaaaaccataaacaaaagactatttaaaatttcttcttatCTCTGGAAAGAGCTGTGGAATAGCGGCGGCGAATTTTGCGGCAAACATTCAAGTTTCCTTGCGGCTGGAGGAATAAACTAAATGGCGGCGACATGGTGGAGGAGGTACAGAAGCATTCTGCCCACACACTGGTGTTCAGGTCATTGAAGAGGACCCATGACATGTTTGTAGCCGATAACGGAAAACCTGTGCCTTTGGATGAAGAGAGTCACAAGCGCAAAATGGCAATCAAGCTTTGTAACGAGTACGGTCCTGTGCTGCATATGCTTACTTCAAAAGAGAACCTCAAGGAGAAAGGACCTCAGATTGCAGCTGACTCATAACCTCATAAGCAGTATCCTGCCAATCAAGGacaaaatgtggaatatttggTGACAGGTACACATGCGTATCCACCAGGACCTGGAGATGCCTTGACTGCTATTACTAAGATCCAGAGAATGCCAAGTCAGTCAGCTGCAGAGTCCTTAGCTGTGGCGTTGCCATCTCAGGCCAGAGTTGATGCAAATCGAGCTGCCCCTGCTGGAAATGAGTACCGACATCCAGGGTCTTCTCAGCGTTCCCAGCCCACAGCAATGAATTCCAGGCTTATGGAGACTGGCAACACCAAGAACTCTGCGCTAATGGCTAAAAAGGCCCTCACAATGCCCAAACCACAGTGGCACCCGCCGTGGAAGCTCTACAGGGTTATCAGTGGCCATCTTGGCTGGGTTCGATGTATTGCTGTAGAACCTGGAAATCAGTGGTTTGTGACTGGATCCGCTGACAGGACTATAAAGATGTGGGACTTGGCCAGTGGCAAGTTAAAGCTGTCATTGACGGGCCACATCAGCACAGTGCGGGGAGTGGTCGTGAGCACACGGAGCCCTTACGTGTTCTCCTGTGGAGAAGACAAGCAAGTGAAGCGCTGGGACCTTGAGTATAACAAGGTTATTCGGCACTACCATGGCCACCTGAGTGCAGTGTACGCTCTGGACCTGCACCCAACCGTCGATGTCCTGGTGACGTGTAGTCGAGACTGCACTGCACGGATCTGGGATGTGAGAACTAAAGCCAGTGTACACACTTTGTCTGGACACACAAATGCAGTTGCTGCCGTGAGGTGCCAAGCTGCAGAGCCACAGGTTATTACCGGAAGTCACGATACCACAATACGACTATGGGATCTGGTGGCTGGAAAGACAAGAGTGACATTGACAAACCATAAGAAGTCAGTCAGGGCTGTGGTTTTACATCCGAGACATTACACTTTTGCATCGGGATCTCCAGATAACATAAAGCAGTGGAAACTCCCTGATGGAGGCTTCATTCAGAACCTGTCTGGTCATAATGCTATTATTAACACACTGGCAGTCGATGCTGAAGGAGTGCTTCAGCACTCCTTGTATCTGGAGCTGACAGCAGCACTATGCACCTTTGGGATTGGAGAACTGGCTACAATTTTCAGCGAGTTCATGCAGCTGTGCAACTTTGGTCTTTAGACAGTGAGTCAAGAATATTTGCTTGTGCGTTTGACCAGTCAGAAAGCAGGTTATTGACAGCTGAAGCTGATAGAACCATTAAAGTTTACAGAGAGGATGAGACCAGCACAGAAGAAACTCACCCAGTCAGCTGGAAACCAGAAATTATCAAGAGAAAGAGATTTTAGTGTCTCCACAGCTGTCCTTCTGCTCATAGCTTGGTGTTGATGAGGAAGTCCAGTCACTTGTGGAAGCTAACTTGCAGAAATCACTGCTGCTTTGTATTTTACAATAAACTGCTCACTATGTCCCTCAAAACAATAAATTTATTCTTATAACTAACTGCAGTCATTAGCCTAACTTCAActatctttctgaactaaaaatcaaagagaaactttcaatcagatacaATACATAAAAgggctagcaaaaaaaaaaaaaaaaaaaaaaaacaaaaacaaaaacaaaaaaaaaaaaaagggctagcaaatcttgcttaTTCTAGCATACTGcattaagactgaacagcaaTAAAGCATAAAGGCCAAAGGTTTAATTTAGCACTAAATGGAGAACTAAACACAGCTGGCAACCTTAGCAGAAATGGACAATTCTGGCCAGTTCAAACCTAtgggccagaaagaaacagcatcaaACCATTCATTtaggaactggcaaccaggcatgtattttatataataacaattacctgaatataaccctgtataaacctgggctaaagagcatgaaaaaaacatttttcattgAAGAAACATCAGCctttaaatgaagagcaacataaAGTTTAACTTATTGAGTAGTTGTTAGTGGACATGTACCTAGTACTCAATAGCTAGAGATTCAGTTATAGAGAATAACTAGTTCTACATCCTTtggcatgcatatacacacttaGGCAGCTACCAATTTCAACACAGAGAAAATTCTTCCAGAACCTGCATTAactaaatggaataaaatattacCATTGATCATAGATATTTGAGGTAATTCAGGGTAAATCTCTTCAAAGTACTGTGCTATGAATGtacatttttacaaaaaaaaaaaaaaactttctttagATTACTGGGTATCACTGCAAACACTGAAGACATTAGGGGGAAAAGTGTTTTACTTAAGATTGGGTAATGAAAATAAAGAATGCCTAAgaaatggtggcacatacctttaatcctagacttgggaaaaggagaaaagcagatatgtgagttcaaggttagcatGGTCAACATTCAAAGTTTCAAGGTCAGGTTGGTCTGCATAGCAAGATCCAGGGCAGAAAGAGCTACATAAtaaagaaaccctggctcaaaataacaacaaaaatgcttaggtaaattaaaattttatatacgTTAGTAAAAAAACAAGCATGGTATAATTCTATGTTTCATACTCAAAATGATATGAGTTGGCAATGGTATGAATGTGAAATTCCTTTCAAAGGTTGGCGTGCTGACGTGCTGAGTACAACTTGGCCCATGGTGCAGTAATGCTGAAAGGTGAGTGAATCTCTACTAACTATATTGTGATGAGGGGAGGACATAGTGACTGGATCAAGGGGAAATGCCACAAAAGAGATTGTGATAATCTCATAGTTAGTCCCATCAGTTTGTATTGTTTTTAGTGCAATGCCAAAGCACATTTGTTGTCTCTCTTTACTTTGCTTGATCCCTTTGTGATTCTCCAATATATTGTAAAACAACCAAGTACATCTACAGTAGATGCTAAAATGATGAAACTACCTGCTCttgcattttttatattaattacactttattcattttgtatccccccgtaagcccttccctcctcctctcccggtcctaccctcccccctccaagtccactgataggggaggtcctcctctccttctttctgatcttagtctatcagttctcatcagaagtggctgcattgtcagggttctaggttatctctatgaatactctttggttggagtatgaatctctgggaagttccctgtgttcaaattttcttgttttgttgctctccttgtggaattcctgtcctttccacctcttgctatttcccacttcttacctaaaattccattcactctacccgtcagttggccatcaggctcagcatttgctttgatagtctgcacggcagaggctttcagaggccctctgtggcaggttccaaggttgtttcctgtttgttacttctggctttcagaggccctctgtaacaggttcctagtttgtttcctattttctttttcttctgatgtccatcctctttgcctttcaggatagggactgagcattttagttagggtcctctcttttgcttagtttgtttagatgtacagattttagtgggtttattctatgttgtatgtttatatgagtgaatatataccgtgtgtgtctttttgcttctgggacagctcaggatgatcctttccaggtcccaccatttacctgcaaattgcatgatttccttatttttcattgctgagtaatattccattgtatagatgtaccacaatttctgcatccattcttcagttgaggggcatctgggttgtttccagcttctggctattataaataaagctgctacaaacatggttgagcaaatgtcttttttgtgtacttgagcctatttagggtatatgcctaggagtggtatggctggatcttgaggaagcgctattcctagttgtctgagaaagtgccagattgatttccagagtagttgtacaagtttacattcccaccagcagtggagaagggttcccctttctccacaacctctccagcatgtgttgtc includes:
- the LOC110541121 gene encoding LOW QUALITY PROTEIN: pleiotropic regulator 1-like (The sequence of the model RefSeq protein was modified relative to this genomic sequence to represent the inferred CDS: deleted 2 bases in 1 codon; substituted 1 base at 1 genomic stop codon), which codes for MVEEVQKHSAHTLVFRSLKRTHDMFVADNGKPVPLDEESHKRKMAIKLCNEYGPVLHMLTSKENLKEKGPQIAADSXPHKQYPANQGQNVEYLVTGTHAYPPGPGDALTAITKIQRMPSQSAAESLAVALPSQARVDANRAAPAGNEYRHPGSSQRSQPTAMNSRLMETGNTKNSALMAKKALTMPKPQWHPPWKLYRVISGHLGWVRCIAVEPGNQWFVTGSADRTIKMWDLASGKLKLSLTGHISTVRGVVVSTRSPYVFSCGEDKQVKRWDLEYNKVIRHYHGHLSAVYALDLHPTVDVLVTCSRDCTARIWDVRTKASVHTLSGHTNAVAAVRCQAAEPQVITGSHDTTIRLWDLVAGKTRVTLTNHKKSVRAVVLHPRHYTFASGSPDNIKQWKLPDGGFIQNLSGHNAIINTLAVDAEGVSALLVSGADSSTMHLWDWRTGYNFQRVHAAVQLWSLDSESRIFACAFDQSESRLLTAEADRTIKVYREDETSTEETHPVSWKPEIIKRKRF